One Gemmatimonadota bacterium genomic window, GGACGGGAACGATCGGGTGATTGCGGACGCGGCCGTGACGTGGACCAGCGGAAACACCGAAGTGGCCAGCGTGACCCACGAGGGCCTGGTCACGGCCCGGAAGAACGGTTCCACGGTCGTCACGGCCGTTTCGGGGCCATTCCATGCGAACGCCAGCGTCACGGTATCCCAGGCGGTCGCTCGCATCGAGATCGCGCCCGCCAGCGTGATGCTGACGATGACGGAGAGGATTCTGCGCTTGGACGCCGTGGCGAAGGACAGGAACGGCAACCCGGTGCCCAACGCGCGGCTCATTTGGGCCAGCAGCGATCCTTTCGTCGTCTCGGTGAACGCCCTGGGAGACCTCGAAGCATGGTCGAACGGAAACGCCCGGATCACCGTATCTACTGGGGATGTATCGACAAGCGTGGAAGTCACGGTCTCGGGTTTCCGACCGGATGCGCTGGACCGCGCCGCCCTGGTGGCCCTGTTCAACGGCACCGGCGGACCGGGTTGGACGCTCGCCACCAACTGGTCGAGCGACGCGCCTCTCGACGAGTGGAAGGGAGTGACGACCGACGCCGAAGGAAGAGTGATCGAATTGGCGCTCGATCGGAACGGTCTGGAGGGCGCGTTTCCCACGGAACTGTTCCGGTTGGAAAGGCTCAGGTCTCTCTCACTCCTGGGCAATCGGTTGACCGGGAGCATACCCCCTGCAATCGGACGGCTGGCCAGTCTGGAGGTGCTGGAGGTTTCCTATAACCGGTTGACGGGAAGCATACCCCCCGAAATCGGACGACTCGTCAGGCTCAGGGTACTCGGCGCCAGAGGCAATAATTTCTCACACGGACCGTTGCCCATGGCCATGGCCAATCTCGGCAATCTCGAAAGACTGAGGCTTGATAGAACGTTCCTGTGTGCACCGCTGGACGCGGTCTTCCAGGCGTGGCTCGGTGCTATTGACGACGTGGAAGTGGACAACTGCGAGGACATGGAACGGAGCGCGCTGATCGCTTTGTACAACGCGGCGGACGGGGGGAACTGGACCGTACGACGTAATTGGCTCACCGCCGCGCCCCTGAGCGCCTGGCACGGCGTCACGACCAATGACCTGGGTCAGGTAACAGGGCTGGACCTCGAGGACAACAATCTTAAGGGAACGCTGCCGTCCCGGCTGGGCGATCTCCGGTCTATGAGGGTATTGGACCTGTCGAACAACTCCGGGCTGTCGGGACCGCTGCCTGCGTCGCTGGTTGGTCTAGGCCCAACGGTCCTCAGGTTGGGCGGAACGAGTCTTTGCGCGCCGCCCGACCCCGCCTATCAGGCCTGGCTGGCCACCATCGGGGACATACGGGTCGACAACTGTCCCTCCACCCTCGGCCCCGACCGGATGGCGTTGACCACGTTGTACGGCGAAACGGGCGGCGCGTACTGGAAGGAGGCCGCCAACTGGCTCAGCGAAGCGCCGTTGCGAGACTGGCACGGCGTCGAGACCGACGCCGAAGGGCATGTGATCTCCCTCGACCTGGGGTACAACAACCTCAAGGGGCGGTTGCCTTCTGAACTGGCGCTGATGGACAGGCTGGAAACGTTGCGTCTTATCGGCAACGGCCTGGCGGGGCACATTCCACCGGAATTCGCGCGCGTTGATCGACTCGTCGCATTGGATCTCTCGGTGAACCTGCTGACGGGCCCCATTCCACCGGAACTGGGACAACTGGAAAACCTCTCCGTCCTCGATCTCTCCGCAAACGGGTTGACCGGTGCCCTCCCGGCCGAACTGGGACGACTCGACCGACTCACCGACCTCGATCTCGGGCTCAACCGGTTACACGGACCCCTTACTCCGGAATTGGGCAACCTCCGCAGCCTCGAGCGACTCACGCTCTCCTCCAACGAGTTTACAGGCCCCGTTCCAAACGAATTGGGAGGACTTGCAGCGCTCACCGTCCTCAACCTCTCCGTCAATGGGCTGACGGGCGCCGTTCCACCCGAATTGGGGCAACTCCGAGACCTCGTCACACTCGACCTCGCTAGAAACGGGCTGACGGGCCCCGTTCCCCCGGAACTGGGACAGCTGGCAAGCCTCGAAGAACTGGATCTCTCCACCAATGCGTTGACGGGCCCCGTCCCACCCGAACTGGGACATCTGCCAAACCTCGAGGAACTGAACCTTTCCACCAACGGGCTGGCGGGTCCCGTCCCGACGGAATTGGGAAGACTGGCGAACCTCGTCACGCTGCGCCTGGCGTCGAATCGGTTGAGCGGGCCGGTCCCGTCCGAACTGGGAGCGCTCGGGAAGCTCAAGACGCTGAGTCTCTCCCACAACGCCGGGCTGTCGGGGCCGTTGCCGCGCACGTTCCTGGGCCTCGACCTGGCCTCCCTGCTGCTGGCCGGCACGGGACTTTGCGCGTCCCGGGACGCCGAGACCCAGACGTGGTTGCTGGATATAGACGAAAGGCGCGTTTCCGGCTGCGGCGACGCCGTCGCGCGCGTTGCGTCGGCGTATCTCACGCAGGCGGTGCAGTCCCTCGATAACCCGGTGCCGCTGGTTGCCGGCAAGCCCGCGCTCCTTCGCGTCTTCTTGACGAGCGGCGGCATGGCCGACGCCAGGCGGCCGCCGGTACGCGCAACGTTCTACCAGAACAATCTTCCGGTGTACACGGCCGAGATACCGGGCGGAGACTACAGCCTTCCGGACCGTCCGGAGGAGGGAGACCTCGCGGCGTCATCCAACGCCCATATTCCGGCCTATGTCGTTCGACCGGGCCTGGAAATGGTGATAGAAATCGGTCCCGGCAGCACACCGGATTCCGCTTCGGACGCCGGTCGCCGCCTGCCGCCTGCCGGACGGCTGGCACTGGAGGTGGCGGAGGTGCCGCCTCTCGACCTCACCCTGGTCCCGTTTCTGTTGATGTCGAATCCGGATTGGACGCTCGTGGACTACGCCGCGGGCCTGTCGTCGAATGACGAACTGTTCAGGATGACCCGGGAAACGCTTCCGGTAGGTGATTTCCACCTGAACGTGCGCGAACCCGTGTGGACTTCGGTGGCATCCGAGGCGAAGAACACCATATCGATGCTGGTCGAGGTCTTTGTGGTCCGCATCCTGGACGGCGCACCGGGACACTATATGGCTATCCTTCCCGCCAGCGAACGCGTGGGCGTCGCCGTCATTCCCGGTAGCATCGGCGTGTCGGCTCTGAACGGATTCACCATAGCCCATGAACTCGGACACAACATGAACCTGAGGCATGCGCCGTGCGGCGGACCGTCCGGGCTGGACCCCGACTATCCCTACGTCGACGGGACGACCGGCACATGGGGCTACGACATCCTTTCGGGATCGCTGGTGTCGCCGCAAAGCCACGACCTGATGAGTTACTGCCCTCCCGGATGGATCAGCGACTTCCACTTCGTCAAGGCGCTGGTCTATCGGCGGTCCGTAGAAATGTCCGTTCCGGCGGCGCGTGCCGTTTCCGCTACCAGCCTGCTGCTCTGGGGCGAAGTGAACGACCTCGGAGAAACTGTCCTTCATCCTGCTTTCACGGTCGAAGCCCCGCCCCTCCTGCCGGAGACCGGCGGTCCGTATCGTCTCGCCGGTGAAGACGGAGCGGGGAACACGCTGTTTGCGTTGTCCTTCGGAACGGCGGAAATCGCGGATGGAGCCGGGAGCGTTTTCGCCTTCGTGCTTCCTGTCCAGACGGACTGGCTCGATCGACTGCAACAGATCGCGCTGACCGGTCCGGAAGGGGTGATGACGATAGATCGCAGCGGAGGACCGGCCGCCGCGATCATGTTGGACCGGACGACCGGAGCGGTCCGGGGTATTCTCCGGCACTGGTTCGACCAGGGCGGCTCTCCGACCTTCGCCCGGCGCGTGCTGCCGGATGGAGATTTCGAAGTCCTGGTCAGCCGCGGCATCCCGGATTCGAATCCCAGGTAGCGAGGGTTGCCTGCCGAGGCTCCGGCAGCCCGTACAAAAAACCGTTTTTGGGAATCGCGTAATAGGGTATTATGATTAGGGTATAGCCCGGATCGGTCGTTTCGTCCAGATCGGGGATGCCGTCGAGACCGGTCCCTGTGTAAACCCGGTTCGACCCGGATCGACCCGGATTCCAACCCCTGTTCCATGAATTTCGTACTTACTCTGGCCCTGACCGCCGTCTGCCTGGGTGGCGAGACCTTCTTCCACGCGCCACGGACCTATCTGGGAGAGCGGGCTTTCTCGCTGCGACTTTCCGATGAGCGGGTGGCTCACGGCCACACCCTATTACTGGAGTGCATCCCTGACAGTCCCGGCGAGGAAGCCGGTCGCGATCTCGCCGAGGTAGCCGGTCGCGCAACTGATCTGACCATTTCGACGGGTGCCCGGATCCATCGCCTGTATCCTCATCCAACCGCGCCTGACGGTGTCTTGTTCACCCTGATCGGCATTCCCTATCGCGCGGCACCGGGACCGGATACCGTGCACGTGGAATGGACAGAGAGCGACCGCGTCTTCGGTCGGGAACTGCCCTTCGCGGTCGTCGCCGGTCCGTACAGGTCGGAACAAATCCGCGGCGTGCCGCAGAGCCGGGTCACGCCCTCAGTCACGGACTTCCGGCGCATAGCGCGGGAACAGAAGATCATCGCCGCGGCGTACGAGGCTGTACGGGACACGGTGATGATGGAAGACACGTTCCGTTATCCCGTGGAGAAGAAGACTATCACCAGTCCGTACGGGACTCGAAGAGTGTTTAACGGACAGCTTCGAAGCTACCACGGCGGCCTCGACCTGCGGGCCTACGAAGGCACGCCCCTTTACGCCGCCCAGTCCGGCGTGGTCAAGTTGGCGCAGGACCTGTTCTATTCGGGCAACCATGTCCTCATCGAACACGGCATGGGCATTCACACCGGGTATTCACACATGAGCCGGCTGTATGTGAAAGAAGGGGACGAGGTGTCCCGGGGTCAACTGCTGGGACTGTCGGGATCCACGGGCCGGGTGACCGCCGCGCACCTGCACTGGACGGTGAGCGTGGACGGCGTGGGGGTCAGTCCGCTCCAGTTCACCGAGATCCTCGCCATGCTGTACCGGAAACCCGTCGAGGTACGTAAACCGAATGACGGCTGAACGGGGTTGTCATGCGATCGAAGATCTGCCTGTTGCTCCCTGCTTCTTTGGTGATGTTTGCCGTCGCCCTGGCGTCGGACGTTTCTTCCGATGGGCCCGGGCTGCCTGGCCCACATGAGTGGTCCGGTTCCTCCAATCACTCGCGGTCGCACGGAGCACCCGGTTCCTCAGAACGATCCGGGCCATCCGGGACGCCCG contains:
- a CDS encoding M23 family metallopeptidase, whose protein sequence is MNFVLTLALTAVCLGGETFFHAPRTYLGERAFSLRLSDERVAHGHTLLLECIPDSPGEEAGRDLAEVAGRATDLTISTGARIHRLYPHPTAPDGVLFTLIGIPYRAAPGPDTVHVEWTESDRVFGRELPFAVVAGPYRSEQIRGVPQSRVTPSVTDFRRIAREQKIIAAAYEAVRDTVMMEDTFRYPVEKKTITSPYGTRRVFNGQLRSYHGGLDLRAYEGTPLYAAQSGVVKLAQDLFYSGNHVLIEHGMGIHTGYSHMSRLYVKEGDEVSRGQLLGLSGSTGRVTAAHLHWTVSVDGVGVSPLQFTEILAMLYRKPVEVRKPNDG
- a CDS encoding Ig-like domain-containing protein, whose protein sequence is MRFLLVPVVLSIIIYLSCGRENPTGPPQAASITISPSETELDAIGATVQFTASVRDGNDRVIADAAVTWTSGNTEVASVTHEGLVTARKNGSTVVTAVSGPFHANASVTVSQAVARIEIAPASVMLTMTERILRLDAVAKDRNGNPVPNARLIWASSDPFVVSVNALGDLEAWSNGNARITVSTGDVSTSVEVTVSGFRPDALDRAALVALFNGTGGPGWTLATNWSSDAPLDEWKGVTTDAEGRVIELALDRNGLEGAFPTELFRLERLRSLSLLGNRLTGSIPPAIGRLASLEVLEVSYNRLTGSIPPEIGRLVRLRVLGARGNNFSHGPLPMAMANLGNLERLRLDRTFLCAPLDAVFQAWLGAIDDVEVDNCEDMERSALIALYNAADGGNWTVRRNWLTAAPLSAWHGVTTNDLGQVTGLDLEDNNLKGTLPSRLGDLRSMRVLDLSNNSGLSGPLPASLVGLGPTVLRLGGTSLCAPPDPAYQAWLATIGDIRVDNCPSTLGPDRMALTTLYGETGGAYWKEAANWLSEAPLRDWHGVETDAEGHVISLDLGYNNLKGRLPSELALMDRLETLRLIGNGLAGHIPPEFARVDRLVALDLSVNLLTGPIPPELGQLENLSVLDLSANGLTGALPAELGRLDRLTDLDLGLNRLHGPLTPELGNLRSLERLTLSSNEFTGPVPNELGGLAALTVLNLSVNGLTGAVPPELGQLRDLVTLDLARNGLTGPVPPELGQLASLEELDLSTNALTGPVPPELGHLPNLEELNLSTNGLAGPVPTELGRLANLVTLRLASNRLSGPVPSELGALGKLKTLSLSHNAGLSGPLPRTFLGLDLASLLLAGTGLCASRDAETQTWLLDIDERRVSGCGDAVARVASAYLTQAVQSLDNPVPLVAGKPALLRVFLTSGGMADARRPPVRATFYQNNLPVYTAEIPGGDYSLPDRPEEGDLAASSNAHIPAYVVRPGLEMVIEIGPGSTPDSASDAGRRLPPAGRLALEVAEVPPLDLTLVPFLLMSNPDWTLVDYAAGLSSNDELFRMTRETLPVGDFHLNVREPVWTSVASEAKNTISMLVEVFVVRILDGAPGHYMAILPASERVGVAVIPGSIGVSALNGFTIAHELGHNMNLRHAPCGGPSGLDPDYPYVDGTTGTWGYDILSGSLVSPQSHDLMSYCPPGWISDFHFVKALVYRRSVEMSVPAARAVSATSLLLWGEVNDLGETVLHPAFTVEAPPLLPETGGPYRLAGEDGAGNTLFALSFGTAEIADGAGSVFAFVLPVQTDWLDRLQQIALTGPEGVMTIDRSGGPAAAIMLDRTTGAVRGILRHWFDQGGSPTFARRVLPDGDFEVLVSRGIPDSNPR